DNA sequence from the Thermodesulfitimonas autotrophica genome:
CTGGTGACCCGGCAGGGCCAGCTCTACCGGATCGTTTTCGCTTCCGGATATACACTTAAAGCGGAACGCTTAGGGATGATCGCGCGCAAGTACGGAGCGCGTTTTCACCAGCAGGGCGAGGAGTTTACTATCCTCCTGCCTGCCACGGAGCGACAGGAATCGAGTGCCTCCCTGAAAAAATTAACAGAATTTCTTGTAGAATTGGGTTGAAGTGATTATAATAGGCTTGGAAATAATTGTCCCGCCGGTTTGCTTTTTTTGGTAAAAAATGAATAACGGGCAAGGAGACGTTGTATACTACTCATAGTTAAGTAAGCCGCAATCAATCCGTCCAGGAAATTCAAACTCAAGGAGGTAAAACCATGAAGGCAACAGGAATTGTTCGGCGTATCGATGACCTGGGTAGAGTGGTGATACCCAAGGAGATACGACGAACCCTTCGGATCAGGGAGGGTGATCCTCTCGAGATCTTTGTGGACCGCGACGGCGAGGTAATTTTAAAGAAGTATTCACCTATCGGGGAATTAGGTGACTTTGCCAAGGAGTACGCCGACTCGCTCCACGAGGCGGTAGGGCACATCGCCATGATCGCGGACCGGGATACGATTATTGCCGTTGCCGGCGCGGCAAAGAAAGAGTTTCTCAACCGGCCGATAAGTTCGGCGGTGGAAAAAGTAATGGAGGGGCGGCGGCCAGTAGTGATCAACTGCCCCAAGGAGGATCCGTTCTGTGCTGGCTGCCTCACGGGGGAGAACGGGGAGTGCAATTTTACCGCCGAGGTAATCGTGCCGATTATTGCCGAAGGTGACCCGATTGGCGCGGTGATTTTGGTTTCGCGGGAACCTGGCGTAAAGATGGGGGAGCTTGAATTAAAACTGGCGGAAACGGCTGCCGGTTTTCTGGCAAAGCAGATGGAACACTGATAACGTCATCCCTGACTTCGAAGGCGAGCGGCGGGCGCAGCGTGACACTCAAGAGGTGAGGTTGAAAAAGCAGGATTATGGCCGCATACCAGATAACTGTTTGCGGTCTCGGCCCCGGAAGTTGGGAGGCTCTCCCCGTCGGTGTGCTTGCTACCTTGCGCCAGGCGGGGGTTATTTTTTTACGCACTGAGCAGCATCCCGTGGTGCCGCGACTGAAAGCGATGGGTCTTACCTTCAACAGTTTTGACCGCTTTTATGAAGAGGAGAAAAGCTTTGCCGCTGTTTATAAGCGTATCGCGGCGACGGTTATATCGCAAGCGAAGCTCCAGCCCGTCGTTTACGCGGTTCCAGGGCACCCGTTAGTGGCCGAAGAGCCGACCCGCCTGATCATGGCGGGGGCGGCAGCGGAAGGGCTTACGGTTCAGCTCCTTCCGGCAATGAGCTTTCTCGACGCCGTCTACGCGGCTTTATCCCTTGACCCTGCGGCGGGGATGGTGGTTCTCGACGGCCTATCCCTTGACCCCAAACTTGTCTGTCCGCACCTTCCGGCGGTAGTGATGCAGGTTTACAGCCGCCTGGTCGCCTCTGAAGTCAAGCTTTTCCTCATGGATTACTACTCCGATGCCCACCCGGTTACGGTAATCCGTGCCGCCGGCGTTCCGGATGAGGAGAAACGGGCTGACGTTCCCCTGTACACGCTCGACCGGCTGCCGTGGCTTGACCATTTAACTACCATATATCTTCCTCCCGTCAAGCGACGGCGCCCGCCTTCTTATTCGGTGGCGCCGCTCGTCCGGATCATGGCCCAGCTCCGCAGTAAAGAGGGGTGCCCCTGGGACAGGGAGCAGACGCACGAAAGCCTCAAAAAGTACCTTCTTGAGGAGACGTACGAGGTTTTAGAGGCGATTGATGGCGGCAATCCGCATAATCTCTGCGAGGAGTTGGGAGACTTACTACTACAAATTGTCTTCCACGCCCAGATCGCGCGGGAGGCCGGGAAGTTCGACTTTGCCGATGTCGTCCGGACGATTACTAAGAAAATGGTTTACCGGCACCCCCACGTTTTCGGCAGTAAAGAGGTGAAGGATAGTGAGGAGGTGCTGGTTAACTGGGAGCGCCTGAAAAAAAAGGAGAAGCCGAACGCTACCTTCGGGAGCGTGACGCGGTCTTTGCCGGCACTCCTGTACGCCACCAGGGTGCAGGAGAAGGCTTCCCGGATCGGTTTCGACTGGGATGAGTGGCGCGGGGCGATGGACAAGGTTCTCGAGGAGGCTGGCGAGCTGAAGAAGGCTGTAGCAGCCGGGCGGGGCGTCGGCGGCGAGGTTGGCGATCTTCTTTTCGCGGTGGTCAACGTGGCCCGTCTCTTGGGGATAGATGCGGAAGACGCCCTGCGCCAGAGCACCGCGAAGTTTATCCGGCGGATGGAATATATCGAAGCCCGGGCGCGGGACAAGGGTCTGGAACTTAAAGATCTTGACCTGTCACAGATGGACGCCTGGTGGGAAGAAGCCAAGCGCCTCGAGGTCGAAGGTTAGGAGTCATATGCCATAAATTGGAATCGCTTTCAGAAATAAGCTGTTTGGGTGGGCAGGAGGTTGGTCCGGCGAAAAAAAATTTGCGTTTTAACCACTTTTTTTGCAGGAGAAAAAAGGGCTGCAGCGAATTAGGGAGTTTAGCCAAAATACTTCCAGGAGGGGATACGGGTGAAC
Encoded proteins:
- the spoVT gene encoding stage V sporulation protein T — encoded protein: MKATGIVRRIDDLGRVVIPKEIRRTLRIREGDPLEIFVDRDGEVILKKYSPIGELGDFAKEYADSLHEAVGHIAMIADRDTIIAVAGAAKKEFLNRPISSAVEKVMEGRRPVVINCPKEDPFCAGCLTGENGECNFTAEVIVPIIAEGDPIGAVILVSREPGVKMGELELKLAETAAGFLAKQMEH
- the mazG gene encoding nucleoside triphosphate pyrophosphohydrolase, which gives rise to MAAYQITVCGLGPGSWEALPVGVLATLRQAGVIFLRTEQHPVVPRLKAMGLTFNSFDRFYEEEKSFAAVYKRIAATVISQAKLQPVVYAVPGHPLVAEEPTRLIMAGAAAEGLTVQLLPAMSFLDAVYAALSLDPAAGMVVLDGLSLDPKLVCPHLPAVVMQVYSRLVASEVKLFLMDYYSDAHPVTVIRAAGVPDEEKRADVPLYTLDRLPWLDHLTTIYLPPVKRRRPPSYSVAPLVRIMAQLRSKEGCPWDREQTHESLKKYLLEETYEVLEAIDGGNPHNLCEELGDLLLQIVFHAQIAREAGKFDFADVVRTITKKMVYRHPHVFGSKEVKDSEEVLVNWERLKKKEKPNATFGSVTRSLPALLYATRVQEKASRIGFDWDEWRGAMDKVLEEAGELKKAVAAGRGVGGEVGDLLFAVVNVARLLGIDAEDALRQSTAKFIRRMEYIEARARDKGLELKDLDLSQMDAWWEEAKRLEVEG